A region from the Salvia splendens isolate huo1 chromosome 15, SspV2, whole genome shotgun sequence genome encodes:
- the LOC121768378 gene encoding paired amphipathic helix protein Sin3-like 3 isoform X1 — protein MKRSRDDVFVNSLPKGSAIPSPTEPSGQAQMLTARSVQKLQTTDALSYLKVVKEKFQDKGDMYNEFLDVMKEFKAQRIDTSGVIVKVKELFRGDRDLILGFNAFLPKGYEITLPAEDEPLPKKKPVDFEEAIGFVNKIKTRFQGDHHVYNAFLDILNIYRKNNMSITEVYQEVSVLFQDHADLLIEFTHFLPHTTSAAPVHLAQPVKNHILLQNSGGSPMTTTQPIEQKPAAADQFVACTDSVQWGVYTKENKTERDYDDNLDSARKIAGRDDSANDQLPIGTEDPVSIFCGKVKEKLKDSENYKKFLDCVRSYRSKFVTPPQFQKLVASVLGSHPDLKEQCDDFIIYVEKTGSKQNFRSLKVDSREADEHFKEDGTKNKDHGDRERDRPDKVLAFSNDVQGQKVSITKEKYMAKPIHELDLSNCESCSPSYRLLPNNYPIPSVSCRTKIGSEVLNDHWVSVTSGSEDYSFKHMRKNQYEESLFRCEDDRFELDMLLESVNATTKRVEELLDSMNSHTDKTESSFQIDDHLTAVNLRCIERLYGDHGLDVRDVLRKNAPLALPVILTRLKQKQEEWARCRSDFNKIWAEIYAKNYHKSLDHRSFYFKQQDTKNLSAKAFLAEIREMSDKDQNEDEKILFISAGYRQPIKPHMKFEYPDPDIQEDLYQLMKYACGEVCTPEQHDKVMKIWTTFIEPVFSIPPRPSAGDVKETVKNDSTTRLANLGEGNDIPFVEAASENHRSSDMSKAGGENIQTEQSCCSKILKGHDDNVGKNGGSPSANNTACEIDILRNGTQNGLMRTDAGIIPAMSGTSKQAGFFEQVTPNATGEKNINVENGSSSAIGDHRTTLLLNNKPQCGLYRKVTSSAIEGIKAEKCHNEIIGFGKGEQEEGELSPSKNHEDNILAAFGGVAYSSCKSAESTRRTGGEALCAVEARRENDANGGDEGDESAKGSSDSENGYKIAEVSATDSADREERSPEDHDEDEDRDENDNKDESEREAEGVADIHENEGTVAISGHILHTVKPLSTKLPAALPIKERNTEIFYGNDSFYLLFRLHQILYERMHSAKLHSSSPENKWRILNDSNTTDSYARFKDALHSLLDGSSDNAKFEDDCRTIIGAQSYILFSLDKLIHKLVKQLQTIASEEMENKLIQLYSYERSRSPKKFSDDIYHENARFLLPEDNLYRIECVPSPTCLTVQLMKNEQDKPEETAIYMDPSFAAYLNDELLAVGPERKGNHKIFLKRNKRKFSTQDKVPDISRDTEQLVTYNGLEIKVACNTLKAAYVIGTEDFLYRLSKRRKTPFHSGCSQRVRRICRLMVS, from the exons ATGAAGAGGTCTAGAGATGACGTGTTTGTGAATTCTCTGCCTAAAGGCTCTGCCATTCCTTCTCCAACTGAACC TTCCGGGCAAGCCCAGATGTTAACTGCAAGAAGTGTTCAGAAGCTCCAAACAACTGATGCCTTGTCGTATCTCAAAGTTGTGAAGGAAAAGTTTCAGGACAAAGGGGACATGTATAATGAGTTTCTTGATGTCATGAAAGAGTTCAAGGCTCAAAG AATCGATACATCTGGTGTTATAGTGAAAGTGAAGGAACTTTTTAGAGGGGACCGAGACCTAATTCTAGGTTTCAATGCCTTTTTACCGAAGGGATACGAGATTACCCTCCCAGCAGAGGATGAACCACTTCCAAAAAAGAAGCCAGTAGATTTTGAAGAAGCAATCGgttttgtaaacaaaataaAG ACTAGATTTCAGGGTGATCATCACGTATACAATGCATTTCTTGACATCTTGAATATATACAGAAAAAATAATATGTCAATAACAGAAGTCTATCAGGAG GTTTCAGTTCTTTTTCAGGATCATGCTGACCTACTCATAGAGTTCACTCACTTCTTACCTCATACTACTTCTGCCGCCCCCGTCCATCTTGCCCAGCCTGTTAAAAATCATATCTTGCTGCAGAATAGTGGAGGCTCTCCCATGACAACGACACAGCCTATTGAGCAG AAGCCTGCTGCAGCTGACCAGTTTGTTGCTTGCACTGATTCAGTGCAATGGGGAGTATATACAAAAGAGAACAAAACTGAGCGTGATTATGATGATAACTTGGATAGTGCAAGAAAAATTGCAGGCAGAGATGATTCTGCGAATGACCAGTTACCTATAG GAACAGAGGACCCAGTGTCAATTTTCTGTGGAAAAGtgaaggaaaaattgaaagatTCCGAAAACTACAAGAAGTTCTTGGACTGTGTTCGCTCCTATAGAAGCAAGTTTGTTACGCCACCTCAATTTCAAAAGCTG GTGGCTAGTGTACTGGGATCACATCCAGATCTCAAGGAACAGTGTGACGATTTCATAATTTATGTTGAGAAAACAG GCAGCAAACAGAATTTCAGATCTCTAAAGGTAGACAGTCGTGAAGCAGATGAACACTTTAAGGAAGACGGTACCAAAAATAAAGATCACGGCGATAGAGAAAGGGACAGACCAGACAAGGTTCTTGCTTTCAGCAATGATGTCCAGGGACAGAAGGTGTCCATTACAAAGGAGAAGTATATGGCGAAACCCATTCATGAACTTGATCTCTCTAATTGCGAAAGCTGCTCACCAAGTTACCGTCTTCTTCCTAACAAT TATCCGATTCCATCTGTGAGTTGTAGAACAAAGATTGGTTCTGAAGTGCTGAATGACCATTGGGTGTCCGTCACTTCAGGAAGTGAGGACTACTCGTTCAAACACATGCGCAAAAACCAATATGAAGAAAGCTTGTTCCGTTGTGAGGATGACAG GTTTGAACTTGACATGTTGTTGGAATCTGTTAACGCAACAACAAAGCGTGTTGAAGAATTGTTAGATAGTATGAATTCTCATACCGATAAGACTGAGAGTTCATTTCAAATAGACGATCACCTGACAG CTGTTAACCTTCGGTGCATTGAGCGTTTATATGGTGACCATGGGCTTGACGTGAGGGATGTATTGAGGAAGAACGCACCCCTTGCCCTGCCAGTTATTTTGACACGGCTGAAGCAGAAACAGGAAGAATGGGCAAGATGCCGCTCCGATTTCAATAAGATTTGGGCTGAAATTTATGCTAAAAACTACCACAAGTCACTAGATCACCGGAGCTTCTATTTTAAACAACAAGATACAAAGAACTTGAGTGCTAAAG CATTTTTAGCTGAAATCAGAGAAATGAGCGACAAGGAtcagaatgaagatgaaaagaTTCTCTTCATCAGTGCTGGATACAGACAACCCATCAAACCTCATATGAAGTTTGAGTATCCTGATCCCGACATTCAAGAAGATCTATATCAGCTCATGAAATACGCTTGTGGAGAAGTGTGTACACCTGAGCAGCATGACAAAGTTATGAAGATTTGGACAACGTTCATCGAACCGGTGTTCAGCATTCCTCCCCGTCCTAGTGCGGGGGATGTCAAGGAAACTGTCAAAAATGATTCAACTACAAGATTGGCCAATTTAGGCGAAGGGAACGACATCCCTTTTGTCGAGGCTGCTTCAGAAAACCACAGATCATCAGATATGTCTAAAGCCGGTGGTGAAAATATTCAAACTGAACAATCCTGTTGCAGCAAAATACTAAAGGGACATGACGATAACGTTGGCAAGAATGGTGGTTCTCCTAGTGCAAATAATACTGCCTGTGAGATTGATATATTACGAAATGGAACCCAAAATGGACTAATGCGCACTGATGCCGGCATCATACCTGCTATGTCCGGAACCAGCAAACAAGCTGGTTTCTTCGAGCAAGTTACTCCTAACGCTACAGGAGAAAAGAACATAAATGTTGAAAATG GATCAAGTAGTGCTATTGGTGATCACAGGACTACGTTACTGCTGAATAACAAACCACAG TGTGGTCTTTATAGGAAAGTTACTTCCTCTGCGATTGAGGGGATCAAAGCCGAGAAATGCCACAACGAAATTATAGGTTTCGGTAAAGGTGAACAAGAAGAAGGTGAATTATCTCCTAGTAAGAATCACGAAGACAACATTTTGGCAGCATTTGGAGGCGTCGCATACAGTTCATGTAAAAGTGCTGAGAGTACTAGAAGGACCGGAGGAGAAGCACTTTGTGCTGTGGAGGCGAGAAGAGAAAATGATGCTAATGGTGGCGATGAAGGTGATGAAAGTGCCAAGGGCTCCTCAGACAGCGAGAATGGCTATAAAATTGCTGAAGTTTCAGCGACTGATTCAGCCGATAGAGAAGAGCGCTCCCCCGAAGATCATGACGAAGATGAGGACCGTGATGAGAATGACAACAAGGATGAGAGTGAACGAGAGGCTGAAGGCGTGGCAGATATCCATGAGAACGAGGGAACGGTTGCAATTTCTGGTCACATTCTACATACTGTAAAGCCTCTTTCAACGAAATTGCCTGCTGCCTTACCTATCAAAGAGAGGAACACAGAGATTTTCTACGGAAACGATTCCTTCTATTTGCTTTTTAGGCTTCACCAG ATTCTATATGAAAGAATGCATAGTGCTAAGCTGCATTCGTCGTCTCCTGAAAATAAATGGAGGATCTTGAATGATTCAAATACGACAGATTCATATGCTAG ATTTAAGGATGCACTACACAGTTTGCTGGATGGATCATCCGATAATGCAAAGTTCGAAGATGATTGCCGAACTATCATTGGTGCTCAATCCTACATCCTGTTTTCACTAGACAAACTGATACATAAACTTGTCAAACAG CTACAAACAATTGCAAGCGAGGAGATGGAGAACAAACTCATTCAGCTCTATTCATACGAAAGATCTAGAAGTCCTAAAAAATTTTCTGATGATATTTATCACGAGAATGCACGTTTTCTTCTTCCCGAAGACAACTTGTATCGGATAGAATGT GTGCCTTCTCCAACGTGTTTAACGGTTCAGCTCATGAAAAACGAGCAGGACAAACCCGAAGAGACGGCTATCTACATGGACCCCTCGTTTGCAGCTTATTTGAACGATGAACTCCTAGCAGTTGGTCCAGAAAGAAAGGGAAACCACAAGATATTCTTGAAGAG aaacaaaagaaaattttcgACTCAAGACAAGGTCCCCGACATCTCCAGAGACACGGAACAACTTGTAACTTATAACGGTCTTGAAATCAAGGTTGCTTGCAATACACTAAAG GCTGCGTATGTTATAGGCACAGAAGACTTCTTATATCGCTTGAGCAAAAGGAGGAAAACGCCGTTTCACAGTGGCTGTTCTCAAAGAGTGAGAAGAATCTGTAGATTGATGGTTAGTTGA